Proteins encoded together in one Catellatospora citrea window:
- a CDS encoding amino acid permease encodes MAETVEPEHRLKKNLTTLDLIIFGVAVIIGTGIFVLTGRQAAVNAGPAIVISFVVAGIVCALAALCYAEFASTVPVAGSAYTYSYATLGEIVAWIIGWDLVLELGLGAAVVARGWSAYLANLLSLPGWVAGEKAIPDFGAIFIVAVCTILGVLGTKLSSRVSGVLVAIKVAVVLLVIVVGAFFIKFANYKPFIPPTEPAAQTGAGVWHTPLSQLLLGIEPVHFGIPGILAAAAIVFFAYIGFDIVATTAEEVRNPQRDMPRGIIGSLVICTLLYVLVSLVITGMVHYTELAVDAPLAHAFDVVGQPWVAKLISLGAICGITTVVLVLLLGQVRVLFAMSRDGLLPVGMARVHRTYGTPYLITIGVGVLIALLAAFIPLEKLSELVSIGTLFAFFVVALGVIVLRKTRPDLHRPFRVPWVPLLPILAALASLWLMLNLPVDTWVRFAVWMLIGFVIYFVYSYHHSRERPGIRYDAEHARTYEQKPGLPPD; translated from the coding sequence ATGGCCGAGACGGTGGAGCCTGAACACAGGCTCAAGAAGAACCTGACCACCCTCGACCTGATCATCTTCGGCGTCGCCGTGATCATCGGCACCGGCATCTTCGTGCTGACCGGCCGGCAGGCCGCGGTCAACGCCGGCCCCGCGATCGTGATCTCGTTCGTGGTGGCCGGCATCGTCTGCGCCCTGGCCGCGCTCTGCTACGCCGAGTTCGCCTCGACCGTGCCGGTGGCCGGCTCGGCCTACACCTACTCCTACGCGACCCTGGGCGAGATCGTCGCCTGGATCATCGGGTGGGACCTGGTGCTCGAACTGGGCCTGGGCGCCGCGGTGGTGGCGCGCGGCTGGTCGGCGTACCTGGCGAACCTGCTCAGCCTGCCCGGCTGGGTGGCCGGTGAGAAGGCGATCCCCGACTTCGGGGCGATCTTCATCGTGGCGGTCTGCACCATCCTGGGCGTGCTCGGCACGAAGCTGTCCAGCCGGGTCTCCGGCGTGCTGGTCGCGATCAAGGTGGCCGTGGTGCTGCTGGTGATCGTCGTGGGCGCCTTCTTCATCAAGTTCGCCAACTACAAGCCGTTCATCCCGCCGACCGAGCCGGCCGCGCAGACCGGGGCCGGGGTGTGGCACACCCCGCTGTCCCAACTGCTGCTCGGCATCGAGCCGGTGCACTTCGGCATCCCCGGCATCCTGGCCGCCGCCGCGATCGTCTTCTTCGCCTACATCGGGTTCGACATCGTGGCGACCACCGCGGAGGAGGTGCGCAACCCGCAGCGGGACATGCCCCGCGGCATCATCGGCTCGCTGGTCATCTGCACCCTGCTCTACGTGCTGGTCTCCCTGGTGATCACCGGCATGGTGCACTACACCGAGCTGGCCGTCGACGCGCCGCTGGCGCACGCCTTCGACGTGGTCGGCCAGCCCTGGGTCGCCAAGCTCATCTCGCTCGGCGCGATCTGCGGCATCACCACCGTGGTGCTGGTGCTGCTGCTCGGCCAGGTGCGCGTGCTGTTCGCGATGTCCCGCGACGGCCTGCTGCCGGTCGGCATGGCCAGGGTGCACCGCACCTACGGCACCCCGTACCTGATCACCATCGGGGTCGGCGTCCTCATCGCCCTGCTGGCCGCGTTCATCCCGCTGGAGAAGCTGTCCGAGCTGGTCAGCATCGGCACGCTGTTCGCCTTCTTCGTGGTGGCGCTCGGCGTGATCGTGCTGCGCAAGACCCGGCCCGACCTGCACCGCCCGTTCCGCGTGCCGTGGGTGCCGCTGCTGCCGATCCTCGCCGCGCTGGCGAGCCTGTGGCTGATGCTCAACCTGCCCGTCGACACCTGGGTCAGGTTCGCGGTCTGGATGCTCATCGGTTTCGTCATCTACTTCGTCTACAGCTACCACCACAGCCGCGAGCGGCCCGGCATCCGCTACGACGCGGAGCACGCGCGGACCTACGAACAGAAGCCCGGCCTGCCACCGGACTGA
- a CDS encoding amino acid ABC transporter ATP-binding protein, with translation MSAPARHRAPDDEPSAGAEPMVRAENVHKAFGHVKVLRGIDVTVPRGNVCVVLGPSGSGKSTFLRCINHLEKIDAGRIWVDGKLVGYQQKGDKLYELHDKAVAAQRREIGMVFQRFNLFPHMCALENVMEAPTMVKGQSKAEARRRGIELLDRVGLADKALNYPSQLSGGQQQRVAIARALAMDPKLMLFDEPTSALDPELVGDVLDAMKDLARSGMTMVVVTHEIGFAREVGDQLIFMDEGVVVESGAPREVLTNPRHPRTRDFLSKVL, from the coding sequence ATGAGCGCACCCGCGCGCCACCGCGCTCCGGACGACGAGCCGTCCGCGGGCGCCGAGCCCATGGTCCGGGCCGAGAACGTGCACAAGGCGTTCGGGCACGTCAAGGTGCTGCGCGGCATCGACGTCACGGTGCCGCGCGGCAACGTGTGCGTGGTGCTGGGCCCGTCCGGCTCGGGCAAGTCGACGTTCCTGCGCTGCATCAACCACCTGGAGAAGATCGACGCCGGCCGGATCTGGGTGGACGGGAAGCTCGTCGGATACCAGCAGAAGGGCGACAAGCTCTACGAGCTGCACGACAAGGCGGTCGCCGCGCAGCGCCGCGAGATCGGCATGGTGTTCCAGCGGTTCAACCTGTTCCCGCACATGTGCGCGCTGGAGAACGTGATGGAGGCCCCGACGATGGTCAAGGGGCAGAGCAAGGCGGAGGCGCGGCGGCGCGGGATCGAGCTGCTCGACCGGGTCGGCCTGGCCGACAAGGCGCTCAACTACCCGTCGCAGCTGTCCGGCGGCCAGCAGCAGCGGGTGGCCATCGCCCGCGCCCTGGCCATGGACCCCAAGCTGATGCTGTTCGACGAGCCCACCAGCGCCCTGGACCCCGAACTGGTCGGCGACGTCCTGGACGCCATGAAGGACCTGGCCCGCTCCGGCATGACCATGGTCGTGGTCACCCACGAGATCGGTTTCGCCCGCGAGGTCGGCGACCAGCTCATCTTCATGGACGAGGGCGTGGTCGTGGAATCCGGCGCCCCCCGCGAAGTCCTCACCAACCCCCGACACCCCCGCACCCGCGACTTCCTCAGCAAGGTCCTCTGA
- a CDS encoding ABC transporter ATP-binding protein, producing MLLEIDDITLHYGRIQALHGISLHVNEGEVVALIGANGAGKSTIMRAISGLRAVSSGAIRFNGEDISKVRADLRVARGICQAPEGRGVFPGMTVQENLEMGAYIRRDNAAIAQDMERVFGLFPRLLERRKQAGGTLSGGEQQMLAVGRALMARPKLLLLDEPSMGLAPMIIQQIFTIITEINQQGTTVLLVEQNAQQALSRAHRAYVLETGNIVKEGTGADLLHDPAVKAAYLGVA from the coding sequence ATGCTGCTTGAGATCGATGACATCACGCTGCACTACGGGCGGATCCAGGCGCTGCACGGCATCAGCCTGCACGTCAACGAGGGTGAGGTCGTCGCGCTGATCGGCGCCAACGGCGCCGGCAAGTCGACGATCATGCGGGCCATCTCGGGCCTGCGGGCGGTGTCCTCCGGGGCGATCCGCTTCAACGGCGAGGACATCAGCAAGGTCCGGGCGGACCTGCGGGTGGCCCGCGGCATCTGCCAGGCGCCGGAGGGCCGGGGCGTGTTCCCGGGCATGACGGTGCAGGAGAACCTGGAGATGGGCGCGTACATCCGGCGCGACAACGCCGCGATCGCGCAGGACATGGAGCGGGTCTTCGGCCTGTTCCCGCGCCTGCTCGAGCGGCGCAAGCAGGCCGGTGGCACGCTGTCCGGCGGTGAGCAGCAGATGCTCGCGGTGGGCCGGGCGCTGATGGCGCGGCCGAAGCTGCTGCTGCTCGACGAGCCGTCGATGGGTCTCGCTCCGATGATCATCCAGCAGATCTTCACGATCATCACGGAGATCAACCAGCAGGGCACCACGGTGCTGCTGGTGGAGCAGAACGCCCAGCAGGCCCTGTCCCGGGCGCACCGGGCGTACGTGCTGGAGACCGGCAACATCGTCAAGGAGGGCACGGGCGCCGACCTGCTGCACGACCCGGCGGTGAAGGCGGCCTACCTCGGCGTGGCCTGA
- a CDS encoding ABC transporter substrate-binding protein, whose protein sequence is MDVLKRLIPVGAFALALAAGGCGGGEPSGSPSAGPSVSANPTLAAMVPDAIKSDGKILVGVDATYAPNEFLAPDGSTVVGFDVDLFKAVAQTLGLTAEFQPATFGDIIPGVGSGKYEVGVSSFTVNDERKKQAQMVTYFSAGTQWATKTGNPAGINPDDPCGKRIAVQKDTVQFEDITKRSEACVAAGKPAVTIQPYAGQDQVASSVVSGKDDAMLADSPVAAYAVKQSNGQLELLGNIYDSAPYGYVVAKDQVEMAKALQAAVDELIKNGAYEQILANWGVQAGAVPSAQINP, encoded by the coding sequence ATGGATGTGCTCAAGAGACTGATTCCGGTCGGGGCGTTCGCGCTCGCGCTGGCCGCGGGCGGTTGCGGCGGTGGCGAGCCGTCCGGGTCCCCGAGCGCCGGCCCCAGCGTGTCGGCCAACCCGACACTGGCGGCGATGGTGCCCGACGCCATCAAGTCCGACGGCAAGATCCTGGTGGGCGTCGACGCGACGTACGCCCCGAACGAGTTCCTCGCCCCCGACGGCTCCACCGTGGTCGGCTTCGACGTCGACCTGTTCAAGGCCGTCGCGCAGACCCTCGGGCTGACCGCCGAATTCCAGCCGGCCACCTTCGGCGACATCATCCCGGGCGTGGGGTCCGGCAAGTACGAGGTCGGCGTCTCGTCGTTCACCGTCAACGACGAGCGCAAGAAGCAGGCGCAGATGGTGACCTACTTCAGCGCCGGCACCCAGTGGGCGACCAAGACGGGCAACCCGGCCGGCATCAACCCCGACGACCCGTGCGGCAAGCGCATCGCGGTGCAGAAGGACACGGTGCAGTTCGAGGACATCACCAAGCGCTCCGAGGCGTGCGTCGCCGCGGGCAAGCCCGCCGTGACCATCCAGCCCTACGCGGGCCAGGACCAGGTCGCCAGCTCCGTGGTGTCCGGCAAGGACGACGCCATGCTCGCCGACTCGCCGGTCGCGGCGTACGCGGTCAAGCAGTCCAACGGCCAGCTGGAGCTGCTCGGCAACATCTACGATTCGGCGCCCTACGGCTACGTGGTCGCCAAGGACCAGGTCGAGATGGCCAAGGCGCTGCAGGCCGCGGTCGACGAGCTGATCAAGAACGGGGCGTACGAGCAGATCCTCGCCAACTGGGGCGTGCAGGCGGGCGCCGTGCCCAGCGCGCAGATCAACCCGTAG
- a CDS encoding S8 family peptidase: MPTNRPWRARLLAFAAITATTLATAVALPSPALAAGAPYRAVPVPITAPAASADTTVIPGAYLVTFRAGADRGIALRALRTTARLDFGATVNGFAAELTAAQVRELSHSADVLAIERDAWHRNVLDTTQTSPPAWGIDRIDQNALPLSASYSYTATGAGVHAYIIDSGVDASHPNFGGRAQFNYNAVDSNNTDCNGHGTHVAGTIGATSYGVAKAATLHGVKWLNCAGSGTTSGAVAAVNWVRTNHVKPAVANTSWNMTYSATLATALTNLMNAGVFLATSAGNTGGNSCDRLPRNLTAALVVAATTSTDARASYSSTGSCVDVYGPGSAIVSTLPGNTTGSYNGTSMSTPHAAGIAVLYKATYGDAGQATVHAWIVDNATTGVVTGSLSGTPNRLLNKRTL; this comes from the coding sequence GTGCCAACCAACCGGCCTTGGCGTGCCCGCCTGCTGGCATTCGCCGCGATCACCGCCACCACCCTGGCCACCGCCGTGGCCCTGCCGTCACCCGCACTCGCCGCCGGCGCGCCCTACCGGGCCGTCCCGGTCCCGATCACCGCTCCGGCCGCCTCCGCGGACACCACCGTCATCCCCGGCGCCTACCTGGTCACCTTCCGCGCGGGCGCGGACCGCGGGATCGCGCTGCGGGCCCTGCGGACCACGGCCCGCCTCGACTTCGGGGCGACCGTCAACGGCTTCGCCGCCGAGCTGACCGCCGCCCAGGTGCGCGAGCTGTCGCACAGCGCCGACGTGCTGGCCATCGAGCGCGACGCCTGGCACCGCAACGTGCTCGACACCACGCAGACCAGCCCGCCCGCGTGGGGCATCGACCGCATCGACCAGAACGCGCTGCCGCTGTCGGCCAGCTACAGCTACACCGCCACCGGCGCGGGCGTGCACGCATACATCATCGACTCGGGCGTCGACGCCTCCCACCCGAACTTCGGCGGCCGCGCCCAGTTCAACTACAACGCGGTGGACAGCAACAACACCGACTGCAACGGCCACGGCACGCACGTGGCCGGCACCATCGGCGCCACCTCGTACGGCGTGGCGAAGGCCGCGACCCTGCACGGCGTGAAGTGGCTCAACTGCGCCGGCAGCGGCACCACGTCCGGGGCCGTCGCCGCGGTCAACTGGGTGCGCACCAACCACGTCAAGCCGGCCGTGGCCAACACCTCGTGGAACATGACGTACAGCGCGACGCTGGCTACGGCGCTGACCAACCTGATGAACGCCGGCGTCTTCCTGGCCACGTCGGCCGGCAACACCGGCGGCAACTCGTGCGACCGGCTGCCCCGCAACCTGACCGCGGCGCTCGTGGTCGCGGCGACCACCTCCACCGACGCCCGAGCCAGCTACTCCTCCACCGGCTCCTGCGTCGACGTCTACGGCCCCGGCTCGGCCATCGTGTCCACCCTGCCCGGCAACACCACCGGCAGCTACAACGGCACCTCGATGTCCACCCCGCACGCCGCCGGCATCGCCGTGCTCTACAAGGCGACGTACGGCGACGCCGGCCAGGCGACCGTCCACGCCTGGATCGTCGACAACGCCACCACGGGCGTCGTCACCGGCAGCCTCTCCGGCACGCCGAACCGCCTGCTGAACAAGCGGACCCTGTAA
- the polA gene encoding DNA polymerase I, with amino-acid sequence MTETLLLLDGHSLAYRAFFALPVENFSTSTGQPTNAVYGFTSMLINVLRDEKPTHIAVAFDVSRQSFRTEQYAEYKAGRSETPTDFKGQVSLVQEVLDALQVKHVQLAGYEADDIIATLARQGREAGMRVLICTGDRDAYQLVTKDVTVLYPRKGVSDLARMDPAAVLEKYGVGPERYRDLAALVGESSDNLPGVPGVGPKTAAKWINQYDGLEGVIARVDEIKGKAGESLREHLAGVMRNQQINLLRDDLDLPLDLPSTHWTTWDREAVHQVFDTLQFRVLRDRLYQYLDTAEPEAEAGFDIDGTVLTEPGALAAWLTEQATGPVGIAVAGTFGRGTGTLTGLALAADHNAVWVDPAELEPVDDAALAAWLADGTRPKVLHDAKPALLALQARGWELHGLTHDTALAAYLARPDQRSYDLADLAVRYLHRELRAEANDTGQLALDFGDGTADHAAEEALMLRARATLDLVDALGGELDRGDGERLLADVELPLVPVLAAMERVGIAADTDYLTELEAQFAGEVKAAAQAAYGDVGREFNLGSPKQLQEILFGELNLPKTKKIKTGYTTDADALQWLFAQTGHPVLEHLLRHRDVAKLKSTVDGLLKSVSDDGRIHTTFFQTVAATGRLSSTDPNLQNVPIRTEEGRRIRRAFVVGPGFESLLTADYSQIEMRIMAHLSQDAGLIEAFATGEDLHTTVASKVFATDEVTAEQRRRIKAMSYGLAYGLSAYGLSQQLGISTAEATGLMEDYFARFGGVRDYLHAVVDQARKDGYTATILGRRRFLPDLVSDNRQRREMAERMALNAPIQGSAADVIKLAMLRVDKALRAEGLTSRMLLQVHDELVFEVAAGERETLEALVRREMGTAVDLSVPLEVSVGAGHDWNEADH; translated from the coding sequence GTGACTGAGACGCTGCTGCTGCTTGATGGGCATTCGCTGGCCTACCGGGCGTTCTTCGCGCTGCCGGTGGAGAACTTCTCGACGTCGACGGGGCAGCCCACCAACGCCGTTTACGGCTTCACCTCGATGCTGATCAACGTGCTGCGGGACGAGAAGCCCACGCACATCGCCGTGGCGTTCGACGTGTCGCGGCAGTCGTTCCGCACCGAGCAGTACGCCGAGTACAAGGCCGGCCGCTCGGAGACGCCGACGGACTTCAAGGGGCAGGTCAGCCTGGTCCAGGAGGTGCTGGACGCGCTACAGGTCAAGCACGTGCAGCTGGCGGGCTACGAGGCTGACGACATCATCGCCACGCTCGCCCGGCAGGGCCGCGAGGCCGGCATGCGGGTGCTGATCTGCACCGGCGACCGTGACGCGTACCAGCTGGTCACCAAGGACGTCACGGTGCTGTACCCCCGCAAGGGCGTGTCCGACCTGGCCCGGATGGACCCGGCGGCGGTGCTGGAGAAGTACGGCGTCGGCCCGGAGCGCTACCGCGACCTGGCCGCGCTGGTCGGCGAGTCCAGCGACAACCTGCCCGGCGTGCCGGGCGTGGGCCCGAAGACCGCCGCCAAGTGGATCAACCAGTACGACGGCCTGGAGGGCGTCATCGCCCGGGTCGACGAGATCAAGGGCAAGGCGGGGGAGAGCCTGCGCGAGCACCTGGCCGGGGTGATGCGCAACCAGCAGATCAACCTGCTGCGCGACGACCTCGACCTGCCGCTGGACCTGCCGTCGACGCACTGGACCACCTGGGACCGCGAGGCCGTGCACCAGGTCTTCGACACGCTGCAGTTCCGCGTGCTGCGCGACCGGCTGTACCAGTACCTCGACACCGCCGAGCCGGAGGCCGAGGCCGGCTTCGACATCGACGGCACCGTGCTCACCGAGCCGGGCGCGCTGGCGGCCTGGCTGACCGAGCAGGCGACCGGCCCGGTAGGCATCGCGGTGGCCGGCACGTTCGGCCGCGGCACGGGCACGCTGACGGGGCTGGCGCTGGCCGCCGACCACAACGCCGTCTGGGTCGATCCGGCGGAGCTGGAGCCGGTCGACGACGCCGCGCTGGCCGCGTGGCTGGCCGACGGGACGCGTCCCAAGGTGCTGCACGACGCCAAACCGGCGTTGCTGGCCCTGCAGGCCCGCGGCTGGGAGCTGCACGGCCTGACCCACGACACCGCGCTCGCGGCCTACCTGGCCCGCCCCGACCAGCGCTCCTACGACCTGGCCGACCTGGCGGTGCGCTACCTGCACCGGGAGCTGCGGGCGGAGGCGAACGACACCGGCCAGCTGGCGCTGGACTTCGGTGACGGCACCGCCGACCACGCCGCCGAGGAGGCGCTGATGCTGCGCGCCCGGGCGACGCTCGACCTGGTCGACGCGCTGGGCGGGGAGCTGGACCGCGGCGACGGCGAGCGGCTGCTGGCCGACGTGGAGCTGCCGCTGGTGCCGGTGCTGGCCGCGATGGAGCGGGTGGGCATCGCCGCCGACACCGACTACCTGACCGAGCTGGAGGCGCAGTTCGCCGGCGAGGTGAAGGCGGCGGCGCAGGCCGCGTACGGCGACGTGGGCCGCGAGTTCAACCTCGGTTCGCCCAAGCAGCTGCAGGAGATCCTGTTCGGCGAGCTGAACCTGCCCAAGACCAAGAAGATCAAGACGGGGTACACCACCGACGCCGACGCGCTGCAGTGGCTGTTCGCGCAGACCGGGCACCCGGTGCTGGAGCACCTGCTGCGCCACCGCGACGTCGCCAAGCTGAAGTCCACGGTGGACGGCCTGCTCAAGTCGGTCAGCGACGACGGCCGCATCCACACCACGTTCTTCCAGACCGTGGCGGCGACCGGCCGGCTGTCCAGCACCGACCCGAACCTGCAGAACGTGCCGATCCGGACCGAGGAGGGCCGGCGCATCCGCCGCGCCTTCGTGGTCGGTCCGGGCTTCGAGTCGCTGCTGACCGCCGACTACAGCCAGATCGAGATGCGCATCATGGCGCACCTGTCGCAGGACGCGGGCCTGATCGAGGCCTTCGCCACCGGCGAGGACCTGCACACCACGGTCGCGTCGAAGGTCTTCGCGACCGACGAGGTCACCGCCGAGCAGCGGCGCAGGATCAAGGCCATGTCGTACGGGCTGGCGTACGGCCTGTCCGCGTACGGGCTGTCGCAGCAGCTGGGCATCTCCACGGCCGAGGCGACCGGGCTGATGGAGGACTACTTCGCCCGCTTCGGCGGCGTGCGCGACTACCTGCACGCGGTCGTCGACCAGGCGCGCAAGGACGGCTACACGGCCACCATCCTGGGCCGCCGCCGTTTCCTGCCCGACCTGGTCAGCGACAACCGGCAGCGGCGCGAGATGGCCGAGCGCATGGCGCTCAACGCGCCGATCCAGGGCTCGGCCGCCGACGTCATCAAGCTGGCCATGCTCCGGGTCGACAAGGCGCTGCGGGCCGAGGGCCTGACCTCGCGGATGCTGCTGCAGGTCCACGACGAGCTCGTGTTCGAGGTCGCCGCGGGCGAGCGGGAGACCCTGGAGGCGCTGGTCCGCCGCGAGATGGGCACCGCCGTCGACCTGTCCGTCCCCCTGGAGGTCTCCGTCGGCGCCGGCCACGACTGGAACGAAGCCGACCACTGA
- a CDS encoding ABC transporter ATP-binding protein has product MSERKALLEVDNVTLRFGGVVALNQVDFTLYEGEILGLIGPNGAGKTTCFNAMTGVYLPTEGQIRFKGEQVSGKKRNQITKMGMARTFQNIRLFPEMTALENVLVGADAHNTTSVPTALLRLPKHWREERQSKARALELLSFVGITGRSDDLARNLSYGDQRRLEIARALATNPALLCLDEPAAGFNPAEKVALLELIKKIRDSGVTVLLIEHDMRLVMGVTDRIVVLEFGRKIAEGTPEEVRDNPKVVAAYLGVPDAA; this is encoded by the coding sequence TTGAGTGAGCGTAAAGCTCTGCTGGAGGTCGACAACGTCACGCTGCGCTTCGGCGGCGTGGTCGCGCTGAACCAGGTCGACTTCACCCTCTACGAGGGCGAGATCCTCGGTCTGATCGGCCCGAACGGCGCCGGCAAGACCACCTGCTTCAACGCGATGACGGGCGTTTACCTGCCGACCGAGGGCCAGATCCGGTTCAAGGGTGAGCAGGTCAGCGGCAAGAAGCGCAACCAGATCACGAAGATGGGCATGGCCCGGACGTTCCAGAACATCCGTCTCTTCCCGGAGATGACGGCGCTGGAGAACGTCCTGGTCGGCGCGGACGCGCACAACACGACCAGTGTGCCGACGGCGCTGCTGCGGCTGCCCAAGCACTGGCGCGAGGAGCGCCAGAGCAAGGCGCGGGCGCTGGAGCTGCTGTCCTTCGTGGGCATCACGGGTCGCAGCGACGACCTGGCCCGCAACCTGTCCTACGGTGACCAGCGGCGGCTGGAGATCGCCCGCGCGCTGGCGACCAACCCCGCGCTGCTGTGCCTGGACGAGCCGGCTGCCGGCTTCAACCCGGCCGAGAAGGTGGCGCTGCTCGAGCTGATCAAGAAGATCCGCGACTCGGGCGTGACCGTGCTGCTCATCGAGCACGACATGCGACTGGTCATGGGTGTGACGGACCGGATCGTCGTGCTCGAGTTCGGCAGGAAGATCGCTGAGGGGACTCCCGAGGAAGTGCGGGACAACCCTAAGGTGGTCGCGGCGTACCTGGGAGTTCCCGATGCTGCTTGA
- a CDS encoding amino acid ABC transporter permease, whose product MTIPDTSATPVPRDAEPIKAIPVRHPGRWVAIAVIAVLAAMFVHLLVTNKAFNWPFMFENMFRPPVIRGLVGTVTITILAMIIGVLLGIVVAVARLSNNPILRGTSWAYTWFFRAVPRYVLLIVMGNLGILWPRLEIGVPFDTYLGKLFGLENAHWRLFGIETRELLVGFWVGVLGLALSEAAYMAEIVRAGMLSVDPGQDEAATALGMSRGQALRRVVLPQAMRVIIPPTGNETIAMLKDTSLLIAVPVTAELFFQLSAIGNRTFQVFPMLVAAILWYLFLVSILLVGQYFLEKRFSRGYGRAAQAKMKLEGLAAEHGANPELP is encoded by the coding sequence ATGACCATCCCGGACACGTCGGCCACCCCGGTGCCGCGGGACGCCGAACCGATCAAGGCCATCCCGGTCCGGCACCCGGGGCGGTGGGTGGCGATCGCCGTGATCGCGGTGCTGGCGGCGATGTTCGTGCACCTGCTGGTCACGAACAAGGCCTTCAACTGGCCGTTCATGTTCGAGAACATGTTCCGTCCACCGGTGATCCGGGGTCTGGTCGGCACCGTCACCATCACGATCCTGGCGATGATCATCGGCGTGCTGCTGGGCATCGTGGTCGCGGTGGCGCGGCTGTCCAACAATCCGATCCTGCGCGGCACCTCGTGGGCGTACACCTGGTTCTTCCGGGCCGTGCCCCGGTACGTGCTGCTGATCGTCATGGGCAACCTGGGCATCCTGTGGCCGCGCCTGGAGATCGGCGTCCCGTTCGACACGTACCTCGGCAAGCTGTTCGGGTTGGAGAACGCGCACTGGCGGCTGTTCGGCATCGAGACCCGCGAGCTGCTCGTCGGCTTCTGGGTGGGTGTGCTGGGTCTGGCGCTGTCGGAGGCCGCGTACATGGCCGAGATCGTGCGGGCCGGCATGCTGTCGGTCGACCCGGGCCAGGACGAGGCCGCCACCGCGCTGGGCATGAGCCGCGGGCAGGCCCTGCGGCGCGTGGTGCTGCCGCAGGCCATGCGGGTGATCATCCCGCCGACCGGCAACGAGACCATCGCGATGCTCAAGGACACCTCGCTGCTCATCGCGGTGCCGGTCACCGCGGAGCTGTTCTTCCAGCTGTCGGCCATCGGCAACCGCACCTTCCAGGTGTTCCCGATGCTGGTCGCGGCGATCCTGTGGTACCTGTTCCTGGTCAGCATCCTGCTGGTCGGCCAGTACTTCCTGGAGAAGCGCTTCTCCCGCGGCTACGGCCGCGCCGCCCAGGCGAAGATGAAGCTCGAAGGCCTCGCCGCCGAGCACGGCGCGAACCCGGAGCTGCCATGA
- a CDS encoding gluconokinase, protein MSASTVLVMGVSGSGKSTIGTRLAERLGAVYADGDDLHPQANVQKMSAGIPLTDADRAPWLRLCAQWLAEQQDEGIPAVLACSALKRSYRDLLREAAPGLAVVYLDGSPELLASRLSNRPGHFFNPRLLDSQLADLEKPGDDESAIVIPITLTPDEIIDQAMAALSRA, encoded by the coding sequence GTGAGCGCCTCGACCGTACTCGTCATGGGAGTCTCCGGCAGCGGCAAGAGCACCATCGGCACGCGGCTGGCCGAACGTCTCGGCGCCGTCTACGCCGACGGTGACGACCTGCATCCCCAGGCCAACGTGCAGAAGATGTCGGCAGGCATCCCGCTGACCGACGCAGACCGCGCACCCTGGCTGCGCCTGTGCGCCCAGTGGCTGGCCGAGCAGCAGGACGAGGGCATCCCCGCCGTGCTGGCCTGCTCCGCGCTCAAACGCTCCTATCGCGACCTGCTGCGCGAGGCCGCACCCGGCCTGGCCGTCGTGTACCTCGACGGCTCGCCCGAACTGCTGGCCTCACGCCTGTCGAACCGCCCCGGGCACTTCTTCAACCCGCGCCTGCTCGACTCCCAGCTCGCCGACCTGGAAAAACCCGGCGACGACGAGTCCGCCATCGTCATCCCGATCACGCTGACCCCGGACGAGATCATCGACCAGGCCATGGCCGCCCTGTCCCGAGCCTGA